One Coprococcus phoceensis DNA window includes the following coding sequences:
- a CDS encoding anaerobic ribonucleoside-triphosphate reductase activating protein, which translates to MNIQGLQKLTLLDYPGKVACTIFTSGCNFRCPFCHNAPLVLGTGQTEKYPEEEIFTFLKKRQGILDGVCVSGGEPLLQNDIERFLEQVKELGFLVKLDTNGSFPKKLKSLVQNGLADYVAMDIKNSKRQYCKTAGIEESRELMERIQESVAFLLGHPVAYEFRTTVIQEYHTRESFEEIGRWIRGAEKYFLQSFVDSGELIGDEINGCEKAEMQAFAEVIRPYVSNVELRGI; encoded by the coding sequence ATGAATATACAAGGACTGCAAAAGCTGACACTTTTAGACTATCCGGGAAAGGTGGCGTGCACAATCTTTACTTCGGGTTGCAATTTTAGATGTCCGTTCTGCCATAATGCGCCGCTCGTTCTTGGGACAGGACAGACAGAAAAGTATCCGGAAGAAGAGATTTTTACATTTTTGAAAAAGCGGCAGGGAATTTTGGACGGTGTCTGTGTAAGCGGAGGAGAACCATTGCTCCAAAATGATATTGAGCGATTTCTTGAACAAGTCAAAGAACTTGGATTTTTGGTAAAACTGGATACGAATGGGAGTTTTCCAAAGAAGTTGAAAAGTCTTGTTCAAAATGGACTGGCAGACTACGTTGCGATGGACATTAAGAATAGTAAAAGACAATACTGTAAGACAGCCGGAATCGAAGAAAGCAGGGAACTGATGGAACGGATACAGGAAAGCGTGGCATTTTTATTGGGACACCCGGTTGCATATGAGTTTCGAACAACGGTAATTCAAGAATATCATACGAGGGAATCGTTTGAAGAAATTGGACGGTGGATACGGGGGGCTGAAAAATATTTTTTGCAGTCTTTTGTGGACTCAGGAGAGTTGATCGGTGATGAGATAAACGGATGCGAAAAGGCAGAAATGCAGGCGTTTGCGGAGGTTATAAGACCCTATGTTTCAAACGTAGAACTGCGTGGTATATAA
- a CDS encoding ribonucleoside triphosphate reductase, producing the protein MYQVTKRDGKITDFHLKKIVAAITKAFEAQEKAIHPDIIDMLALKVTADFEPKIQENLIRVEDIQDSVESVLIQSGYGDVAKGYILYRKQREKIRNMKSTVLDYKEIVDNYVNINDWRVKENSTVTYSVGGLILSNSGAITANYWLSEIYDEEIGNAHRNADIHIHDLSMLTGYCAGWSLKQLIQEGLGGVGGKITSAPAKHLSTLCNQMVNFLGIMQNEWAGAQAFSSFDTYLAPFVKADQLNYKQVKKCIESFIYGVNTPSRWGTQSPFTNITLDWTVPNDLAELPAIVGGKEMDFKYKDCKKEMDMVNKAFIEIMIEGDADGRGFQYPIPTYSITKDFDWSDTENNQLLFEMTSKYGTPYFSNYVNSDMEPSDVRSMCCRLRLDLRELRKKSGGYFGSGESTGSVGVVTINLPRIAYLSNDEAEFYRRLDHLMDIAARSLSIKRTIITKLLNEGLYPYTKKYLGTFDNHFSTIGLIGMNEAGLNAKWLRADMTHEKTQEFAKNVLNHMRERLSDYQEEYGDLYNLEATPAESTTYRLAKHDRDQFPDIITAAEDCGTPYYTNSSHLPVGYTEDIFEALDIQDEMQTLYTSGTVFHAFLGEKLPNWRSAAALVRKISENYKLPYYTISPTYSICREHGYLTGEQYTCPICGKTTEVYSRITGYYRPVQNWNDGKLQEFKERKVYDITKSHLKVRTEAAKEIIAEENVSVEETKTLLFTTKTCPNCKVAGFMLDQAHVEYEKIDAEESMDLVEKYGVRQAPTLIVLGKDGIKKLTNTSEIKKYTEEM; encoded by the coding sequence ATGTATCAGGTGACAAAAAGAGACGGGAAAATAACTGATTTTCATTTGAAAAAAATTGTAGCTGCGATCACGAAAGCATTTGAAGCACAGGAAAAAGCGATCCATCCGGATATTATCGACATGCTTGCCTTAAAAGTGACGGCAGATTTTGAGCCGAAGATTCAGGAGAATCTCATTCGAGTAGAAGATATACAGGACAGTGTGGAGTCTGTGCTGATTCAATCGGGTTACGGAGATGTAGCAAAAGGGTATATTTTGTACCGCAAACAACGTGAAAAAATTCGGAATATGAAATCAACTGTGCTTGATTACAAAGAAATTGTGGATAACTATGTAAATATCAATGATTGGCGTGTAAAAGAGAACTCGACAGTGACCTATTCTGTGGGTGGATTGATCTTAAGCAACTCAGGAGCCATTACAGCAAATTACTGGCTCTCAGAGATTTATGACGAAGAAATAGGAAATGCACATAGAAATGCAGACATTCACATCCATGATCTGTCGATGCTGACAGGGTATTGTGCAGGCTGGTCTTTAAAACAGCTGATTCAGGAAGGTCTCGGAGGCGTGGGAGGAAAGATCACATCGGCTCCGGCGAAACATCTTTCCACGCTTTGCAATCAGATGGTAAATTTCCTTGGAATCATGCAGAATGAGTGGGCAGGAGCGCAGGCATTTTCTTCGTTTGATACCTATCTGGCACCGTTTGTCAAAGCGGATCAGCTGAATTATAAGCAGGTGAAAAAATGTATTGAGTCATTTATATATGGTGTAAATACACCGAGCAGATGGGGAACACAGTCTCCGTTTACAAACATCACGCTGGACTGGACGGTGCCAAATGATCTGGCAGAGCTTCCGGCGATTGTTGGTGGAAAAGAGATGGATTTTAAATATAAAGACTGTAAAAAAGAAATGGATATGGTGAATAAGGCATTTATTGAGATTATGATTGAGGGAGATGCTGACGGAAGAGGATTCCAGTATCCAATACCTACCTATTCTATCACGAAAGATTTTGACTGGTCAGACACGGAGAACAATCAATTACTGTTTGAAATGACATCAAAATACGGAACACCTTATTTTTCCAATTATGTAAACAGTGACATGGAGCCAAGTGATGTCAGAAGTATGTGCTGCCGTTTGCGTCTGGATCTTCGGGAACTTCGGAAAAAATCAGGGGGGTATTTCGGAAGCGGGGAGAGTACAGGGTCAGTCGGAGTTGTGACGATCAATCTCCCAAGAATCGCCTATTTGTCGAATGATGAAGCGGAATTTTACAGAAGACTGGATCATCTGATGGATATTGCGGCACGTTCTTTAAGTATAAAACGTACCATTATTACAAAGCTTTTGAATGAAGGATTGTATCCATATACGAAAAAATATCTTGGTACGTTTGACAATCATTTTTCAACGATCGGTCTGATCGGAATGAATGAAGCAGGCCTGAATGCAAAGTGGCTGCGGGCAGATATGACACATGAAAAAACACAGGAGTTTGCCAAAAATGTGTTGAATCACATGAGAGAACGACTTTCGGATTATCAGGAAGAATACGGGGATCTCTACAATTTGGAGGCGACACCGGCAGAATCCACAACGTATCGTCTTGCAAAACATGACAGAGATCAATTCCCGGATATCATCACAGCGGCGGAAGACTGTGGAACGCCTTATTATACGAATAGTTCCCACCTCCCGGTTGGATACACAGAAGATATTTTTGAGGCGCTTGATATACAGGATGAGATGCAGACATTGTATACTTCAGGAACTGTTTTTCATGCATTTTTAGGAGAGAAACTTCCAAACTGGAGATCAGCGGCGGCGCTTGTGCGCAAGATTTCCGAAAATTACAAACTGCCGTATTATACCATATCACCGACCTATTCTATCTGTAGGGAACACGGTTATCTGACAGGGGAACAATATACTTGTCCGATTTGCGGAAAGACGACAGAAGTGTACAGCCGTATCACGGGATATTACCGTCCGGTGCAGAACTGGAATGACGGAAAGCTTCAGGAATTCAAAGAAAGAAAAGTATACGATATTACGAAATCACATCTGAAAGTGAGAACAGAGGCGGCAAAGGAGATTATTGCAGAAGAAAATGTATCGGTGGAAGAGACAAAAACGTTGCTGTTTACAACGAAGACTTGTCCGAATTGCAAGGTAGCAGGATTTATGCTGGATCAGGCACATGTGGAATATGAAAAAATCGATGCAGAAGAATCGATGGATCTTGTAGAAAAATATGGAGTCCGTCAAGCTCCGACGTTGATTGTGCTTGGAAAAGATGGAATAAAAAAATTGACGAATACGTCAGAAATTAAAAAGTATACAGAAGAGATGTAG